In the Quercus lobata isolate SW786 chromosome 5, ValleyOak3.0 Primary Assembly, whole genome shotgun sequence genome, one interval contains:
- the LOC115991132 gene encoding uncharacterized protein LOC115991132 yields the protein MAGNPLKCNQNLYCQYHQDQGHTTEDCRNLWDHLAQLVREGKLKQLLHDSSGQAGQTGLDPRRDSSSRPPLGTINVIFVAPGRTDSCPSRVMSVARLSTEDSNSEPKRARIKARLVLGFSANDKIGTIQSYNDALVVTLRIGGYNVKRLLVDQGSAIKIMYLDLYKGLNLKPEDLTTYDSPLTGSDVVEVDFIVVDAYSPYMAIMARPWLHALEAVSSTLHQKVKYPSNGQVKEIVGNQSMAR from the exons ATGGCCGGAAACCCTTTGAAATGCAACCAGAACCTTTATTGCCAATATCATCAGGACCAGGGGCATACTACGGAAgactgcaggaatctgtggGACCATTTAGCCCagctggtccgagaagggaagttgaagCAGTTGCTGCACGATTCTAGTGGCCAAGCGGGGCAGACAGGTTTGGATCCTCGGAGAGATTCTTCTTCAAGACCTCCTCTGGGAACAATCAATGTCATCTTCGTTGCCCCCGGTAGGACCGATTCCTGTCCCTCTCGAGTAATGTCTGTGGCTCGGCTATCAACCGAAGACAGCAATTCAGAACCAAAAAGAGCCAGAATAAAGGCTCGATTAGTCCTGGGCTTCTCGGCCAATGATAAGATCGGAACTATCCAATCCTAtaacgatgctttggtggtcacaCTCAGGATAGGAGGGTACAATGTGAAAAGACTGTTGGTAGATCAGGGAAGTGCTATCAAAATAATGTACCTCGATCTATACAAGGGACTGAATTTGAAACCCGAGGACCTAACAACGTACGACTCCCCACTA ACTGGTTCAGATGTTGTGGAAGTAGACTTCATTGTGGTGGATGCTTATTCACCTTATATGGCTATTATGGCCAGGCCTTGGCTTCATGCTTTAGAAGCCGTTTCTTCTACCCTCcaccagaaggtgaagtatccgtcCAACGGCCAAGTTAAAGAGATTGTAGGGAATCAATCCATGGCTAGGTAG